The following are from one region of the Entelurus aequoreus isolate RoL-2023_Sb linkage group LG17, RoL_Eaeq_v1.1, whole genome shotgun sequence genome:
- the LOC133632363 gene encoding zinc finger protein 37 homolog: MDDYCYAKMATSAKREHERESAPPTSSKSPTEIKTKDEEIQQLIGHPEEVSPQLGGSSTLKQETPQPPCIKKEEEELCITQEGECLLGREEADYTKLPLIILSVKTEDDEEKPQVNNILAPLSDSKVENDVEFSVKTEDDEEKPQPGNIFAQLPDRKVEEPLSSDKDCEGDMRTHTDNRHSEPSKKNRDVQQLFGDPEELTPQLGGSSTLKQETPQPPCIKKEEEELCITQEGECLLGREEADYTKFPLSILSVKTEDDEEKPQVDNLLTPPSDSEVEEPLGSETDCEGDVSKKQRDVQQLIGHPEEVSPQLGGSSTLKQETPQPPCIKKEEEELCITQEGECLLGREEADYTKFPLSILSVKTEDDEEKPQVNNILAPLSDSKVENDVEFSVKTEDYEETPQPNTLLAQLSDSKVENDVEFSVKTEDDEEKPQPGNLFAQLPDRKVEVPLSSDKDCEGDMRTHTDNRHSEPSKKNRDVQQLIGHPEEVSPQLGGSSTLKQETPQPPCIKKEEEELCITQEGECLLGREEAKDTKFPLSIPSVKTEDDEEKPQVDNLLAPLSDREAEDEVEEPLSRDKDCEGDMRTHTDNKHSECSKKKRGNKRFSCLVCAKSFTKKCHFTKHMSRHTLKCSVCDKIFVSVPGFTQHIMTHTRRKPFNCSVCGRSFGQNSYLTKHMRTHTGEKPFKCSVCGKSLSQKSSLNKHMGTHTEEKPFNCSACGKSFSLKGTLTRHMRTHTGQKPYNCSVCGKSFSRKCSLTEHMRTHAGDKTFNCSSCGKGFTIDGNLTEDMRTHSEDKTFNCSVCDKNVSIKCNFIRHTSKHTGPKPFSCSVCGKSFLKSSLTQHMRTHTGEKPFNCSVCGKKFSIKGNLTKHMRTHTGEIPFNCSVCGKGFSRRGNFTKHMRTHTVQKPYSCSACDRRFSYECSLTEHMRKHTGEKSFSCSVCGKRFHRNSFAVRHARTHKGK; this comes from the exons atggacgactactgctatgctaagatggcgacgtccgctaaaagagaacatgaaagagaatcagcgccaccaacttccagcaaatcaccaacggagataaagacgaaagatgaag AAatccagcagctgattggtcatccagaagaagtttcccctcagttaggggggagctccactttgaagcaggagactccacaaccaccctgcattaaaaaggaagaggaggaactctgcatcactcaggagggagagtgtcttctaggacgagaggaagctgattacaccaagttgccactgattattctctctgtgaagactgaagatgatgaagagaaaccacaagtgaacaacatcttagctccactatcagatagtaagGTTGAAAACGATGTTGaattctctgtgaagactgaagatgatgaagagaaaccacaaccaGGCAACATTTTTGCTCAACTACCAGATAGgaaggttgaagaacctttgagcagcgataaagactgtgaaggtgatatgaggactcacactgacaacagaCACTCTGAACCTTCTAAAAAGAATAGAG acgtccagcagctgtttGGTGATCCTGAGGAACTtacccctcagttaggggggagctccactttgaagcaggagactccacaaccaccctgcattaaaaaggaagaggaggaactctgcatcactcaggagggagagtgtcttctaggacgagaggaagctgattacaccaagtttccactgagtattctctctgtgaagactgaagatgatgaagagaaaccacaagtagacaacctcttaactCCACCATCAGATAgtgaggttgaagaacctttgggCAGTgaaacagactgtgaaggtgatgtTTCTAAAAAGCAGAGAG acgtccagcagctgattggtcatccagaagaagtttcccctcagttaggggggagctccactttgaagcaggagactccacaaccaccctgcattaaaaaggaagaggaggaactctgcatcactcaggagggagagtgtcttctaggacgagaggaagctgattacaccaagtttccactgagtattctctctgtgaagactgaagatgatgaagagaaaccacaagtgaacaacatcttagctccactatcagatagtaagGTTGAAAACGATGTTGaattctctgtgaagactgaagattaTGAGGAGACACCACAACCAAACACTCTCTTAGCTCAGCTTTCAGATAGTAAGGTTGAAAACGATGTTGaattctctgtgaagactgaagatgatgaagagaaaccacaaccaGGCAACCTCTTTGCTCAACTACCAGATAGGAAGGTTGAagtacctttgagcagcgataaagactgtgaaggtgatatgaggactcacactgacaacagaCACTCTGAACCTTCTAAAAAGAATAGAG acgtccagcagctgattggtcatccagaagaagtttcccctcagttaggggggagctccactttgaagcaggagactccacaaccaccctgcattaaaaaggaagaggaggaactctgcatcactcaggagggagagtgtcttctaggacgagaggaagctaaagacaccaagtttccactgagtattccctctgtgaagactgaagatgatgaagagaaaccacaagtagacaacctcttagctccactatcagatcgtgaggctgaagacgaggttgaagaacctttgagcagagataaagactgtgaaggtgatatgaggactcacactgacaacaaacactctgaatgctctaaaaAGAAAAGAGGTAATAAACGTTTCAGCTGCTTAGTTTGTGCTAAAAGCTTCACTAAAAAGTGCCATTTCACTAAACACATGAGTAGACACACATTAAAGTGCTCGGTTTGTGATAAAATCTTTGTTTCCGTACCAGGCTTTACTCAACACATAATGACACACACCAGAcgaaaaccatttaattgttcagtttgtggtagaaGCTTTGGTCAAAACAGctatttgactaaacacatgagaacacacacaggagaaaagccattcaaatgttcagtttgtggcaaaagcctTTCTCAAAAGAGCAGTTTGAATAAACACATGGGAACACACACAGAAGAAAAGCCATTTAATTGCTCTgcttgtggcaaaagcttttctctaaAAGGCACTTTAaccagacacatgagaacacacacgggacAAAAACCATATAAttgctcagtttgtggtaaaagcttttctcgaaaatGCAGTttaactgaacacatgagaacacacgcaggagataaaacatttaattgttcaagTTGCGGCAAAGGCTTTACTATAGATGGCAATTTGACTGAAGACATGAGAACGCACTCAGAAGATAAAACATTTAACTGTTCAGTTTGCGACAAAAACGTttctataaagtgcaattttattagacacacaagtaaacacacaggaccaaaaccatttagttgttcagtttgtggtaaaagcttcttaaagagcagtttgactcaacacatgagaacgcacacaggagaaaagccatttaactgttcagtttgtggcaaaaagtTTTCTATAAAAGGCAATTtaactaaacacatgagaacacacaccggagaaatTCCATTcaactgttcagtttgtggcaaaggaTTTTCCCGAAGGGGCAATTttactaaacacatgagaacacacacagtacAAAAACCATATAGTTGCTCAGCTTGTGATAGACGCTTTTCTTATGAATGCAGTTTAACTGAACACATGAggaaacacactggagaaaaatcatttagttgttcagtctgCGGTAAAAGATTCCATCGTAATTCATTTGCAGTAAGACACgcaagaacacacaagggaaaataa
- the LOC133631887 gene encoding uncharacterized protein LOC133631887 isoform X3: MDDYCYAKMATSAKREHERESAPPTSSKSPTEIKTKDEDVQQLIGLSEEVSPQSVGGSFTLKQEAPQPPCIKKEEEELCITQEGECLLGREEADYIKFPLSILSVKTEDDEEKPQVDNILAPLSDSEAEDEVEEPLSRDKDCAGDMRTHIDNKHSDCSKKETVS; the protein is encoded by the exons atggacgactactgctatgctaagatggcgacgtccgctaaaagagaacatgaaagagaatcagcgccaccaacttccagcaaatcaccaacggagataaagacgaaagatgaag acgtccagcagttGATTGGTCTttcagaagaagtttcccctcagtcaGTAGGGGGGAGCttcactttgaagcaggaggctccacaaccaccctgcattaaaaaggaagaggaggaactctgcatcactcaggagggagagtgtcttctaggacgagaggaagctgattacatcaagtttccactgagtattctctctgtgaagactgaagatgatgaagagaaaccacaagtagacaacatcttagctccactatcagatagtgaggctgaagacgaggttgaagaacctttgagcagagaTAAAGACTGTgcaggtgatatgaggactcacattgacaacaaacactctgattgCTCTAAAAAGGAGACAG TCTCTTAG
- the LOC133631887 gene encoding gastrula zinc finger protein XlCGF8.2DB-like isoform X1 yields the protein MDDYCYAKMATSAKREHERESAPPTSSKSPTEIKTKDEDVQQLIGLSEEVSPQSVGGSFTLKQEAPQPPCIKKEEEELCITQEGECLLGREEADYIKFPLSILSVKTEDDEEKPQVDNILAPLSDSEAEDEVEEPLSRDKDCAGDMRTHIDNKHSDCSKKETGKKHFSCLVCSKSFTRKDNLTRHMRTHTGEKPFNCSVCGKSFFQRSSLTPHMRTHAGEKPFNCSVCGKSFFQKSSLTPHMRTHAGEKPFICLVCGKGFSQKSSLTQHMSIHTGGKPLNCSVCGKSFSRKNNLSRHMRTHTGEKSFNCSVCGKSFCQKIDLTRHMRRHTGEKSFICSFCGKGFALSNNLTQHMRRHTGEKAFSCSVCGKRFRRNAAAVKHLRKHTGE from the exons atggacgactactgctatgctaagatggcgacgtccgctaaaagagaacatgaaagagaatcagcgccaccaacttccagcaaatcaccaacggagataaagacgaaagatgaag acgtccagcagttGATTGGTCTttcagaagaagtttcccctcagtcaGTAGGGGGGAGCttcactttgaagcaggaggctccacaaccaccctgcattaaaaaggaagaggaggaactctgcatcactcaggagggagagtgtcttctaggacgagaggaagctgattacatcaagtttccactgagtattctctctgtgaagactgaagatgatgaagagaaaccacaagtagacaacatcttagctccactatcagatagtgaggctgaagacgaggttgaagaacctttgagcagagaTAAAGACTGTgcaggtgatatgaggactcacattgacaacaaacactctgattgCTCTAAAAAGGAGACAGGTAAAAAACATTTCAGCTGCTTAGTTTGTTCTAAAAGCTTTACTAGAAAGGAcaatttgactcgacacatgagaacacacacaggagaaaaaccatttaattgctcAGTTTGTGGTAAGAGTTTTTTTCAAAGGAGCAGTTTGActccacacatgagaacacatgcAGGAGAGAAACCATTTAATTGCTCAGTTTGCGGTAAAAGCTTTTTTCAAAAGAGCAGTTTGActccacacatgagaacacatgcAGGAGAGAAACCATTTATATGCTTAGTTTGTGGTAAAGGCTTTTCTCAGAAGagcagtttgactcaacacatgtcaATACACACAGGAGGGAAACCACTCAACTGCTCAGTTTGCGGTAAAAGCTTTTCACGGAAAAACAATTTgtctcgacacatgagaacacacacaggagagaaatcATTCAActgctcagtttgtggtaaaagcttttgtCAAAAAATAGATTTGACCCGACATATGAGaagacacacaggagaaaaatcaTTTATTTGCTCATTTTGTGGTAAAGGTTTCGCTCTAAGCaacaatttgactcaacacatgagaagacacacaggagaaaaagcatttagttgttcagtttgtggtaaaagattcCGTCGTAATGCAGCCGCAGTAAAACACTTACGAAAACACACGGGAGAATAA